ACAGAAGTCCCTGCCCTTTCTGTGGAGACATGTTTACCCATGTTATTGCACACATGATGACGGCTCATTCTGATGCCCCAATGGTGGCTGAGGCCATGTCCCACGAGAAAGGAAGCCCCCAGAGAAGAGCCCTTTTTATTGCCCTTAAGAATAAAGGGCATGCTCTCTATAATAAGTTTTCCCAGAAAGATTGTAAAGAAATGGAAGGTCCGAATCTTGGGAAAAGCCCGAATAACCCAACCCagaaagtaacatgtaaatattgctCCAGAAATTACAAAGCTCATAAGATTCGTTATCATTACATGAAATGTTCAGCTTACAAGGAGTCAACTAACCACAACACTTTCACTTTcagaagagaaatgagaaagcAAGATCACTATAAGAAGTGCATGAACATAATGCAAGCCTTTCCTTTTGTGAATGAGAAGGTAGCAAGTGAGATTCTAGCTCGCATGAGACAAGATAAAATCACCTCGCACATTCTGAATGATCCTCTGTTACTGAAGTATGCTGAAGTTCATTCCCAAGGAAATGTTAATCCTAGTTTTTTGCACAAAGTAAAGCAAGATTTGCGCAATTTAGGGAAGCTGATCTtatcactgagagaaaaagatGACAATATACAATACATGGCTGATGTTTTGAAGCCATCGTCATTTGGTCTTGTAGTGCGTTGTGTACAGGAGCATTCAGGTTTTAATTCTGTTACTTGTTCATATGAGCACACATCTACGCCCATGAACACAGGTTATACTTTAAGGAAATGTACAGAATTATTAAAAGAAGAGGCACTTAAAACTATGGATGAAGGATTAATCCAACAATGCAATGAATTTACAGATCTGATGATAAATGACTGGAAAGATTGTATGAGTATTGATGTGGCTCGTAACAGGAAGCGTGAAAAGTTACCTCTTGTTCAAGATATCAAAGCATTGCAGCTGTACTTTGATAGGGAAATGAATATTGGTCTGAAAAAATTGTATGAAAGCAAAGCTGCAAGTCACTGGAGGAGGCTCTCAAGATTGACACTTGGGAGTATTGTACTTTTTAACAGGGGAAGCAGCAGGAAAATTGATCGTATGACCATGAATGACTTTGAGAGTGGTTGTTCTTCAGATACAGTTTTGCCAGAATTAGAGGACAAACTTTCACATGTAGAGAAACAGTCTGCAACTAATctgacaaaaatatacattaatgaaaATCCTGGTAAAAAGGTTCCCATTTTATTAAAACCATTGCATATTGAAGCtgtcaaattaatgaatgaactgAGGGACACAGTGGGTGTTGTAGATAATCCTTTCATATTTGCCCGTCCTGGGGGTGAAACTCCATTGAGGGGTGATGTGATAAGGGAATTTGCCCATCGTGCCGGTTTAGAACAGCCAAATAATATTACACCTTCAAATTTAAGAAAACATGTCATAGTTACTAACCACCTTACATCTTTTCCTCGTCGACGTGAAAGTGCACAAGTAAAACGCAGAGCAGCAAATAATATTGATCAGAACAAATATCATGCAGAAGGTAATTTAGTCTGCTTATTTTAGCAGATTTTCTCAAATTTTCATTATGTTGTACCATACCAGTATTTGAGGAGATAACTTTTAAATCTCGAGAATTGTTCGTATAGTTTATAATACAATTTGTGGCAAACATTGACTATGAAGGTattagtagtttaaccagaccactaagtcTTGTAAGTTGATGTAGTTTTAACTTTGTCACGTGTAGAGTTTGAGTGACTcagacttattttcattttaggttaCAGTCATTATGAGCAGACAGGAAATGATtctcaagaaatgtcagaagatAGGGTGCTGGAGGCCAATGGAGTCACATTAATGGAACCAAAGCTTGAAAATGATGAAGGCAATATGGAAGACATTAAAAAGGAGTTCAATTTTAGAGGTaagtaacatttgattgtaattaGAGAAGTCAAACAGTGTAAACAAATGTTAACAATTACATAACATCAACTCTTACAAAAACAGTTGAGAAATGGGTGAACAGCAGGCTAAATACCTGGGACAGcctagattttttatgttttcactcCATTTGACCTAGCCAGTCAAGTGCTAGTTAAGGTCAGGGTCTCTAAATGCACAAAATGATGCTGATCACTCCACTATGGCATCGGTGTGACTGGTTCGTGAATCTTCTTCAGCCTTCAGTGGACAGTTGTAGGAGCCTTGCCACCCTGGAGGAGAGTCCTGAAGTTGCACTTCTGGAGTTCCTGGAGTTCAACAGCAATCTAAACAGCTTAAGTCTTCATGCCTGGAGGTTGTTGAGCAAGTCTCAGAGTTTGCTCCTGGAGCCATTGACCAGTTCTGCTGAACCACAACCATCAACTTGTACCAGGCAAAGTGGGTTAGGTTTTACAGTATACGGTGAGAGGGGTACCAATACGATCAGTGCTTCTATTCTCATGATTTTAAACTTCATCCTGCATCCGTCTCTAGGAGAAGCTGTTATTCGGCAATGAAACATTTGGGCAGTACTCTGAAAATGTTGCCTTTACATCTTGAGGCCTGTGAGTTAGCTGCATGCCTGTTCAGGCAGTTACTCATTACAAAATCTGTTTACTGAGGGTTTGTCTTCTGTCCAGTAAGAGCTGTTTGTCTCTAACTGAAGAGGACTAGACATCCAAGAGGTTAGAGCCCCTTATCATTGTTATTAACAAACCATGATTGGAATCACATCTCCAAGAATTCTTCTGGGTGGAGTAGATAATTTCTCAGACTTATGCTAAAGTTTCTGAAGACGATGCTAGTCGAGTAAGAACGACTGTTCATGAGATCTGGCTCATCAGCCTCATTATCCTTCAAGAGGAATATTGAGATAACAGTCATTTTAAATGCTAGTAATGGAAAGTCACTTTACTATTGATTTTGGTGCTTGTCCAAAGTGATATCCAGTACCCATTCCACTAGATATGATTTAAGTTCTGCCAGTATCTTTGGTacacaaagcagttttctgtcacagtGATCAAAGGATACCGCTTTACATTGTATCCAGTTCTGCATCATCCTGACTGGAATATCACATATGATTTAAATCTGGAAGAGGTTGTCAATCTTTTATGctggaaatttcaaaaattcctATCATGTTTACAATGAAATTTAGATGTTGTCCTTAGATTTTAACATaacctcagtttgagccttttgataaggcatcacttaagaacttGGAAGATGcctttcttttagcttttactACAGCAAAgtatattagtgagcttcaagcccttttttttatgtgggctttgttctagtgcAGTCTCTCTTCATatattgcttagagaaaagacaTAGAAgtgacagtgcctaatttaactgctttggtaggcagtGAAGAAGTGGCTtttttatgtccagttagaactcttaagggtttaTCATGGCTTCCATACTGTAAGCATGTCTTTATTACCTTTACAGCTTTTCACTAGAGAAGGTTGTCATGCAGCTCAAGAGAGATGTAACTGTTTGTTCCTCATGTTATTTGCAAAATGTTCAAGTTTAGTATGAGGTATAAAGCCCTAGTCCTATTGTTTGCGATGGGGATGCTTTCTCCTGAATTTTGGGAGaatgaaggtacacattggtgtaaGGAGtgcaccttcatatatgaaggtggtagttgtctttagttttggactgttaATTATGGGCTTTCAACTCGGGCACAGGAGTCATTAGAACTCTACAAGAGAGATTTCtttttccctgtaaggatcctcttACTAGTCTTGCTACGAGGGCCTCACACCTTGTTGTGGTTCCAACGTCTGGTGACAGtacttgccagtaaggatcacacaacaggcaggaatgttgagaagctattttcccctcattaaaaagTTTTTGTTCACTTGGCAGAACTGTTGTTTTCTGTAGCGGCAGAACTGTTGTTTTCTGtagctgcactaacccaccatcctcattcaatgtggtagtcagctaactttgaCAGTAGGTATGGTTCattctaaataatgaaaatttttatgataatacttACCCACTGTTAAGGTGGAAACCCactcagcctccccacatcttggTGGGTGGTCATGTATCAGTTtctaataatatagtaattttttgtaaaattccttttaatatcattaatgttttgtttattttacttaactttctatccaaattatctaatcatcttcctATTTGGCACTTTAGTTTTTCAGACCatcatgggactttgtgttttgttagaTGAGATtctgattttggtattgctttatcagcagcatttttaatgaaatcaacaagaaatttagtagtttcattatggtcttttaaatattcaaatggtgggatattcctagtgtggaattcatgttgctcccaatctgctttttaaatgttatattgaaggacatgcttggtgggcttattttgtaataatgaaattattgggaaatgatcacttatATGCAAgttgtcaactgtattccaatctcaTCTGTCTactgtttgttgtacatagagttaagtcgactgagaaaaatgttcatgtgttttagaaaaatatgtgctgatttcattatcatttatacagcaggtcatatgaatctatgatttcttctgttttactccctgctctatttgagtctgtacaattacagtcccacattgggctgtgagcattaaaatctttattgattcttctaaagaaaggttgtcagaggaggttccagcagttgtcacctgtgccgagtcgctaccatcaaagggcccaggggtacttgaatttttattttcacctatcataaagatttgagggagaaaaaaaaaacttgaaaaccttaaatagatatcatcagcttttcgtggagttttattcttccaccaatggcacaagtgagaaccgactcccaaatatcctccccctaccctaccccacaggggatggcacaacataaTTAGAGTGGCCCAGgcgtaagccaaacccgcttgctaggagtGAAGGTATTAtaagaatactatcatccccaccctaatcacattatgggcaaactgtCTAGAATGCCAATTGTCCTATGCCCAGAACCAGACctccctggaatccgtggtccagccctaaagaacagttctgcctttgagctatcagtCTCATAACTcccaggtctgaacattatcgggcagttgatggtcctaccacagttctcattATTTaggtttggatataaacccagtcccagctgtgatatcttttcctatttaacaggtccaataaattttagcaaaagtggaaaattccacaacattaatccaaacaaatatatcatcacatatgagactcttggactcaaactcaggaacaaattcctggggttcaagagccccctcaccacatcaaggtggtcccacatcgagggggaagggtaatgttgtaagatgactttgaaatgatattgaagtgttttaggatgatagttcaaggtatatttggtgtttgaactattaaaataggcagttatttagccatgaaaataaaatgaaaatacaatagttagtgaatattgctctatgaaaaaatctacGAAGTAGTGAATTTTCCGTAATATATTTGGAGAtgaagttccacagaaaaacccacaGTTAACTGAAGGTGTGATTGCTGATCCACAATATAGCAGGGAcccactgtactgtacagtagtgtGAGTGACAAAATAGGTAAAAGAAATGATTAGATTGCTGTTTTACTTATCCACAAATTCCCAGTATCTTCAAGGGTTTATGATTTATTATTGCAGATAATTGAGGGATCACTGTACACACTTTCCACCTCCCATCCCA
The genomic region above belongs to Macrobrachium rosenbergii isolate ZJJX-2024 chromosome 18, ASM4041242v1, whole genome shotgun sequence and contains:
- the LOC136848111 gene encoding uncharacterized protein isoform X6; this encodes MNSDWRSCLLWKLLSVVRKGRRSRLVDVCYKCFGLSQNTLKKPVAYRMEESMWNVSSNPYPSCMKEEPLANDASASQSLWERDDGINVVEPVVEIKTGGDYLESVDGIPPDLHDRGGRPDYPYNSAGVVAGYHKNDLDLMLMYSEANKAKELETGELCHEKGYPGMEQAVGVTKCEAVGGQDEMAMCQKTGPLMFSHSILEPETSDPQQGLMSISDVSQACMLKPYAGNEGAAGNMSESDQANNSFDDRYRSPCPFCGDMFTHVIAHMMTAHSDAPMVAEAMSHEKGSPQRRALFIALKNKGHALYNKFSQKDCKEMEGPNLGKSPNNPTQKVTCKYCSRNYKAHKIRYHYMKCSAYKESTNHNTFTFRREMRKQDHYKKCMNIMQAFPFVNEKVASEILARMRQDKITSHILNDPLLLKYAEVHSQGNVNPSFLHKVKQDLRNLGKLILSLREKDDNIQYMADVLKPSSFGLVVRCVQEHSGFNSVTCSYEHTSTPMNTGYTLRKCTELLKEEALKTMDEGLIQQCNEFTDLMINDWKDCMSIDVARNRKREKLPLVQDIKALQLYFDREMNIGLKKLYESKAASHWRRLSRLTLGSIVLFNRGSSRKIDRMTMNDFESGCSSDTVLPELEDKLSHVEKQSATNLTKIYINENPGKKVPILLKPLHIEAVKLMNELRDTVGVVDNPFIFARPGGETPLRGDVIREFAHRAGLEQPNNITPSNLRKHVIVTNHLTSFPRRRESAQVKRRAANNIDQNKYHAEGYSHYEQTGNDSQEMSEDRVLEANGVTLMEPKLENDEGNMEDIKKEFNFRDCGNRYWFLGYNSSDFEFESGDDSDYEPNRRGRSKGGRSRKTGHKRHTGPAKKTEPAAGLETPAGLSPHNLHPNHRNVRLYIRGKTRYTYCKWSEEEESAVFRNLGHHFKIGTLPGKRECLKVMSENKVLQKRKWEDVKNFVRNKLVRLARTNSALQNSVLSDSSREFCNSVPVSESNNQCFTYAVYFLIN
- the LOC136848111 gene encoding uncharacterized protein isoform X5; this encodes MNSDWRSCLLWKLLSVVRKGRRSRLVDVCYKCFGLSQNTLKKPVAYRMEESMWNVSSNPYPSCMKEEPLANDASASQSLWERDDGINVVEPVVEIKTGGDYLESVDGIPPDLHDRGGRPDYPYNSAGVVAGYHKNDLDLMLMYSEANKAKELETGELCHEKGYPGMEQAVGVTKCEAVGGQDEMAMCQKTGPLMFSHSILEPETSDPQQGLMSISDVSQACMLKPYAGNEGAAGNMSESDQANNSFDDRYRSPCPFCGDMFTHVIAHMMTAHSDAPMVAEAMSHEKGSPQRRALFIALKNKGHALYNKFSQKDCKEMEGPNLGKSPNNPTQKVTCKYCSRNYKAHKIRYHYMKCSAYKESTNHNTFTFRREMRKQDHYKKCMNIMQAFPFVNEKVASEILARMRQDKITSHILNDPLLLKYAEVHSQGNVNPSFLHKVKQDLRNLGKLILSLREKDDNIQYMADVLKPSSFGLVVRCVQEHSGFNSVTCSYEHTSTPMNTGYTLRKCTELLKEEALKTMDEGLIQQCNEFTDLMINDWKDCMSIDVARNRKREKLPLVQDIKALQLYFDREMNIGLKKLYESKAASHWRRLSRLTLGSIVLFNRGSSRKIDRMTMNDFESGCSSDTVLPELEDKLSHVEKQSATNLTKIYINENPGKKVPILLKPLHIEAVKLMNELRDTVGVVDNPFIFARPGGETPLRGDVIREFAHRAGLEQPNNITPSNLRKHVIVTNHLTSFPRRRESAQVKRRAANNIDQNKYHAEGYSHYEQTGNDSQEMSEDRVLEANGVTLMEPKLENDEGNMEDIKKEFNFRDCGNRYWFLGYNSSDFEFESGDDSDYEPNRRGRSKGGRSRKTGHKRHTGPAKKTEPAAGLETPAGLSPHNLHPNHRNVRLYIRGKTRYTYCKWSEEEESAVFRNLGHHFKIGTLPGKRECLKVMSENKVLQKRKWEDVKNFVRNKLVRLARTNSALQNSVLSDSSREFCNSVPVSESNKMIQFILLSELPRH
- the LOC136848111 gene encoding uncharacterized protein isoform X1 yields the protein MNSDWRSCLLWKLLSVVRKGRRSRLVDVCYKCFGLSQNTLKKPVAYRMEESMWNVSSNPYPSCMKEEPLANDASASQSLWERDDGINVVEPVVEIKTGGDYLESVDGIPPDLHDRGGRPDYPYNSAGVVAGYHKNDLDLMLMYSEANKAKELETGELCHEKGYPGMEQAVGVTKCEAVGGQDEMAMCQKTGPLMFSHSILEPETSDPQQGLMSISDVSQACMLKPYAGNEGAAGNMSESDQANNSFDDRYRSPCPFCGDMFTHVIAHMMTAHSDAPMVAEAMSHEKGSPQRRALFIALKNKGHALYNKFSQKDCKEMEGPNLGKSPNNPTQKVTCKYCSRNYKAHKIRYHYMKCSAYKESTNHNTFTFRREMRKQDHYKKCMNIMQAFPFVNEKVASEILARMRQDKITSHILNDPLLLKYAEVHSQGNVNPSFLHKVKQDLRNLGKLILSLREKDDNIQYMADVLKPSSFGLVVRCVQEHSGFNSVTCSYEHTSTPMNTGYTLRKCTELLKEEALKTMDEGLIQQCNEFTDLMINDWKDCMSIDVARNRKREKLPLVQDIKALQLYFDREMNIGLKKLYESKAASHWRRLSRLTLGSIVLFNRGSSRKIDRMTMNDFESGCSSDTVLPELEDKLSHVEKQSATNLTKIYINENPGKKVPILLKPLHIEAVKLMNELRDTVGVVDNPFIFARPGGETPLRGDVIREFAHRAGLEQPNNITPSNLRKHVIVTNHLTSFPRRRESAQVKRRAANNIDQNKYHAEGYSHYEQTGNDSQEMSEDRVLEANGVTLMEPKLENDEGNMEDIKKEFNFRDCGNRYWFLGYNSSDFEFESGDDSDYEPNRRGRSKGGRSRKTGHKRHTGPAKKTEPAAGLETPAGLSPHNLHPNHRNVRLYIRGKTRYTYCKWSEEEESAVFRNLGHHFKIGTLPGKRECLKVMSENKVLQKRKWEDVKNFVRNKLVRLARTNSALQNSVREFCSTVPVSDSSHEFCETAPVSDSSHEYCNNLQLSDSSREFCNTVPVSNSGHEFCNTLPVSDSSREFCNSVPVSESNSEYCNSVPISESNNESMFYICCIFPYQLSQNASFKHRTRGSCNTVNKM
- the LOC136848111 gene encoding uncharacterized protein isoform X3 gives rise to the protein MNSDWRSCLLWKLLSVVRKGRRSRLVDVCYKCFGLSQNTLKKPVAYRMEESMWNVSSNPYPSCMKEEPLANDASASQSLWERDDGINVVEPVVEIKTGGDYLESVDGIPPDLHDRGGRPDYPYNSAGVVAGYHKNDLDLMLMYSEANKAKELETGELCHEKGYPGMEQAVGVTKCEAVGGQDEMAMCQKTGPLMFSHSILEPETSDPQQGLMSISDVSQACMLKPYAGNEGAAGNMSESDQANNSFDDRYRSPCPFCGDMFTHVIAHMMTAHSDAPMVAEAMSHEKGSPQRRALFIALKNKGHALYNKFSQKDCKEMEGPNLGKSPNNPTQKVTCKYCSRNYKAHKIRYHYMKCSAYKESTNHNTFTFRREMRKQDHYKKCMNIMQAFPFVNEKVASEILARMRQDKITSHILNDPLLLKYAEVHSQGNVNPSFLHKVKQDLRNLGKLILSLREKDDNIQYMADVLKPSSFGLVVRCVQEHSGFNSVTCSYEHTSTPMNTGYTLRKCTELLKEEALKTMDEGLIQQCNEFTDLMINDWKDCMSIDVARNRKREKLPLVQDIKALQLYFDREMNIGLKKLYESKAASHWRRLSRLTLGSIVLFNRGSSRKIDRMTMNDFESGCSSDTVLPELEDKLSHVEKQSATNLTKIYINENPGKKVPILLKPLHIEAVKLMNELRDTVGVVDNPFIFARPGGETPLRGDVIREFAHRAGLEQPNNITPSNLRKHVIVTNHLTSFPRRRESAQVKRRAANNIDQNKYHAEGYSHYEQTGNDSQEMSEDRVLEANGVTLMEPKLENDEGNMEDIKKEFNFRDCGNRYWFLGYNSSDFEFESGDDSDYEPNRRGRSKGGRSRKTGHKRHTGPAKKTEPAAGLETPAGLSPHNLHPNHRNVRLYIRGKTRYTYCKWSEEEESAVFRNLGHHFKIGTLPGKRECLKVMSENKVLQKRKWEDVKNFVRNKLVRLARTNSALQNSVREFCSTVPVSDSSHEFCETAPVSDSSHEYCNNLQLSDSSREFCNTVPVSNSGHEFCNTLPVSDSSREFCNSVPVSESNKMIQFILLSELPRH
- the LOC136848111 gene encoding uncharacterized protein isoform X2, producing the protein MLRPFTHLSLRIFRLDFYHTPRSYKCFGLSQNTLKKPVAYRMEESMWNVSSNPYPSCMKEEPLANDASASQSLWERDDGINVVEPVVEIKTGGDYLESVDGIPPDLHDRGGRPDYPYNSAGVVAGYHKNDLDLMLMYSEANKAKELETGELCHEKGYPGMEQAVGVTKCEAVGGQDEMAMCQKTGPLMFSHSILEPETSDPQQGLMSISDVSQACMLKPYAGNEGAAGNMSESDQANNSFDDRYRSPCPFCGDMFTHVIAHMMTAHSDAPMVAEAMSHEKGSPQRRALFIALKNKGHALYNKFSQKDCKEMEGPNLGKSPNNPTQKVTCKYCSRNYKAHKIRYHYMKCSAYKESTNHNTFTFRREMRKQDHYKKCMNIMQAFPFVNEKVASEILARMRQDKITSHILNDPLLLKYAEVHSQGNVNPSFLHKVKQDLRNLGKLILSLREKDDNIQYMADVLKPSSFGLVVRCVQEHSGFNSVTCSYEHTSTPMNTGYTLRKCTELLKEEALKTMDEGLIQQCNEFTDLMINDWKDCMSIDVARNRKREKLPLVQDIKALQLYFDREMNIGLKKLYESKAASHWRRLSRLTLGSIVLFNRGSSRKIDRMTMNDFESGCSSDTVLPELEDKLSHVEKQSATNLTKIYINENPGKKVPILLKPLHIEAVKLMNELRDTVGVVDNPFIFARPGGETPLRGDVIREFAHRAGLEQPNNITPSNLRKHVIVTNHLTSFPRRRESAQVKRRAANNIDQNKYHAEGYSHYEQTGNDSQEMSEDRVLEANGVTLMEPKLENDEGNMEDIKKEFNFRDCGNRYWFLGYNSSDFEFESGDDSDYEPNRRGRSKGGRSRKTGHKRHTGPAKKTEPAAGLETPAGLSPHNLHPNHRNVRLYIRGKTRYTYCKWSEEEESAVFRNLGHHFKIGTLPGKRECLKVMSENKVLQKRKWEDVKNFVRNKLVRLARTNSALQNSVREFCSTVPVSDSSHEFCETAPVSDSSHEYCNNLQLSDSSREFCNTVPVSNSGHEFCNTLPVSDSSREFCNSVPVSESNSEYCNSVPISESNNESMFYICCIFPYQLSQNASFKHRTRGSCNTVNKM
- the LOC136848111 gene encoding uncharacterized protein isoform X4, yielding MNSDWRSCLLWKLLSVVRKGRRSRLVDVCYKCFGLSQNTLKKPVAYRMEESMWNVSSNPYPSCMKEEPLANDASASQSLWERDDGINVVEPVVEIKTGGDYLESVDGIPPDLHDRGGRPDYPYNSAGVVAGYHKNDLDLMLMYSEANKAKELETGELCHEKGYPGMEQAVGVTKCEAVGGQDEMAMCQKTGPLMFSHSILEPETSDPQQGLMSISDVSQACMLKPYAGNEGAAGNMSESDQANNSFDDRYRSPCPFCGDMFTHVIAHMMTAHSDAPMVAEAMSHEKGSPQRRALFIALKNKGHALYNKFSQKDCKEMEGPNLGKSPNNPTQKVTCKYCSRNYKAHKIRYHYMKCSAYKESTNHNTFTFRREMRKQDHYKKCMNIMQAFPFVNEKVASEILARMRQDKITSHILNDPLLLKYAEVHSQGNVNPSFLHKVKQDLRNLGKLILSLREKDDNIQYMADVLKPSSFGLVVRCVQEHSGFNSVTCSYEHTSTPMNTGYTLRKCTELLKEEALKTMDEGLIQQCNEFTDLMINDWKDCMSIDVARNRKREKLPLVQDIKALQLYFDREMNIGLKKLYESKAASHWRRLSRLTLGSIVLFNRGSSRKIDRMTMNDFESGCSSDTVLPELEDKLSHVEKQSATNLTKIYINENPGKKVPILLKPLHIEAVKLMNELRDTVGVVDNPFIFARPGGETPLRGDVIREFAHRAGLEQPNNITPSNLRKHVIVTNHLTSFPRRRESAQVKRRAANNIDQNKYHAEGYSHYEQTGNDSQEMSEDRVLEANGVTLMEPKLENDEGNMEDIKKEFNFRDCGNRYWFLGYNSSDFEFESGDDSDYEPNRRGRSKGGRSRKTGHKRHTGPAKKTEPAAGLETPAGLSPHNLHPNHRNVRLYIRGKTRYTYCKWSEEEESAVFRNLGHHFKIGTLPGKRECLKVMSENKVLQKRKWEDVKNFVRNKLVRLARTNSALQNSVREFCSTVPVSDSSHEFCETAPVSDSSHEYCNNLQLSDSSREFCNTVPVSNSGHEFCNTLPVSDSSREFCNSVPVSESNNQCFTYAVYFLIN